The genomic region CAGAACTTAATTTAAAGAGTTTGTTGTTTTCTATTCGAAAGTAATAACTGATTTTAATGGTAAAAGTTTATAATTAACTATTATTTAGTCTTACTTGATTCTCTCCAAGTGAGAAATGTTGGAAGTGCGAAAGACTTAAGCAtccctaacttttttttttatttccaatatcGTAATGTACTGTgatcttctttccttctttcttcgtcTCTTtctactttctctctctctctctcttcgttATTTTCCTCCTCATCGCCTTTCATACTcgtttttctcctctttcctcgTATGTCGTCTCcaatcttttcattttattgttgccCTACCCATCCTTCCTCTTTTTCCTCCCCTCATaagtttgttattattgttgttgtttagtcaactgtccgaagacatgtgtgaacctcacaaatgataccaagaaggtaccatttacgaggcaactaagccaggagataattggtatggtggccagttccttttcccctccattgcatacatcgccgactagctacatagtacactaatcagacctcagatgtatacaaacaattattattcttcttctgacacgtattgtcaagtgaaatgtactgcctgataatagatatacatagggtaaatattggtaatattgtgataatattatgatagtactttttgagaattttttacaattttactgagcgagagaaggaccggttttgtgcagaaacttgtccacgaacattcccttaatacgttgacgcaaaaaaccgatcttcctctcgctcagtaaaattgtaaaaaaatctcAAAAAGAACTTTCAtaatattagtatcacaatattaccaacctttaccctatcagCCAAAACTTCAATCATACGTTTATACATGCCTAATTTTATCGAAGTTCAGTTTAGATAGATTATCTTGGCATACTCCCATTTCCCCTGCTATAATTCTgccatttttcaaaattcacattAATCCATATTACTAGACTGCgaaactttatgcactaaaaaacctgaaaatattgCATCAAACTATGCAGTACAAGCAGCGGAAATATTCGCTAAAATTGAAGTATATGCAGTAAAAAACACACTCAAAGGTTTATTTGGTTCAATAatatgatgcatgaaaataatttaaaatagtagTTGTCATCAAGTCatctttttattaaatttgcttttttctttacgtgtactaataaaattattaattttacatacatatttgaaTAGGTACCTTTTTAACTTTCTAACTTTTTTGTAACTTTCTCTCCTTTTACGTAATTATTATGGCAGTAAAGAACCACTAGCAGGAACTCTCCATTGACATAAAAATGCTATGACCTCTACAATTTATTGGTTTTATATTTCTCATGGGTTCACCGCGGTGTGGTTTACTGGCTAGAGTGCTGAACTTATAACcttgtggacccgggttcgatccccgatgtaCCCCCGTGTTGGGCGcgtccgtggtccaggtaacacaggggttgtCTCCGGGAGGTCTGGTTCTCCTGTAACATCCCAACAAATctacatcatctcatctcattgcggTTGTAGAAAGGAGAAAGAGGGAGGCCAAAGAAAACATTGATGGAAGGACTGTGAAAAGCATGAGAAAGGAGATTGGaaggacaggaacaaattgagagaaaaaaatacacaacttttaacactatatcacttcggaatatgtattatatgactttctcgtgttaaattatttgactccacatttcactacacaaacacattctctcaggaaacaaaacaagaggcgccaagaccagaaacgaccagttctgaagaagaccaataataggtcgaaacatgtaaaccaggtacgatagaatttaacacgagaaaatcatataatacatattccgaagaaaaaaaatattgttaataatggTCACAGGAAGATGTATGTGCTAAGCATCGTACACCTGCATATAAGCCTACGCCTATATGGTGTTTGTATGTAATAAATACTATAGACTAtattttttacagaatttttatacttacttacttattggcttttaaggaacccggaggttcattgccgccctcacataagcccgccatttgtccctatcctgagcaagattaatccattctctatcatcatatcccacttccctcaaatccattttaatattatcttcctatctacgtctcggcctccctaaaggtctttttccctccggcctcccaactaacactctatatgcatttcttgattcgcccatacgtgctacatgctctgcccatctcaaacttctggatttaatgttcctaatgatgtcaggtgaagaatacaatgagtgcagttctgtgttgtgtaactttcttcattctcctgtaacttcatccctcttagccccaaatattttcctaagcaccttattaccTTATTCTcaattcttatatatatatactgtatatatatttctttttatatttcttggaaattattcttatttttatcatagaGAAATTGTGAAAATAGATAATAAATTGAGCAAAACAAGGAGATATGTCTATATAATGTGCAtttaaataagcaaaataaaaataaatgcatttaaggGGGAAAACCCTTGAAATATGCATTTATCCAAAATAAAGTTGGCATTATTCAAACGTGTATTACGGCGAATCTACGAGGAAGTAACCACCAGAATCCTTCAAGTAGGCTCCAAAgcctaaaaatatttatttgggtATGGCACCATACAAGTAAGAAAGCATGCCGATTGGTAGCCGTTGCATGTGAATTAGGCAACTTGCTTTGGTTATTTGTTGAGAATTATTTGCTATTTCACAGTTCATTTACCACACATTCCATAGCTTTTTGTCTGGATAGTTCGTATTCGTAGCGCAGTGATGTTTTATAGTAGGCTATTATTCCGACAATTTTTCATGACAGAATGAGGGAAATTGTGAAATACTTGAGGGTGGCTGACGTCGGGAGCCGAACAGAAGCCGTTCTACGTTCGAACGACTCTCTGTGAGGGCGTGTTGTAATCGTGTTATGTGATACGACGGCTCACGTACGCGGCGTGCGGTTGTGCGCAGTGGAGCGTTCGCATAGCGCGCGTATAAAAGACCAATGCATACGACTCAACAACATCCATTCAACATGACCTGCAAACTGGTGAGTTGTCAGTCTTACCATTATTTCGAATTCTTGCATCGTAGTGATCTTTTATTGTATACGAAAATACTATACTTCGACATCTTTCCGTTATGTGATTATTCATTTCGTTTGTAAGACTAGGAGGAATATGAGATTGAAATACTTTGGTaacgttgaaaaaaattaaaatattggacGTAAATCActgatgaaacaaaaaaaaaatgcaatttgacATAAAATACTTTGTTCAGAAAAGCTAATCATCCATTGTTTACAAAaccttggaataataataataataataataataataataataataataataataatagtagtagtagtagtagtagtagtagtagtagtagtagtagtagtagtagtagtagtagtagtagtagtagtagtagtagtagtagtagtagtagtagtagtagtagtagtagtagtagtagtagtagtagtagtagtagtagtagtagttacgtGCACTACAATTTACCTAATTCTGCTTCAAATTCAATATGATTGCAATTGTTCGAATTTTTTACAAGAATCCTGAAAATTGATAAAACTTAAACTTGTTTCAAGGAACGAtcaatttaaagatttttttttgcgcAACATTATCTTCTGAGTTATTGCTATAAACGTTTCTCAGGCTGTTCTTATGTTCTTGTAAAAGttctaatataattaattattttactgaaaCCATTCATTagatattaaacaatttcaataCATTCATTACACacataaattaacatttttgataaTTCGTCATTTTAAATTGTGATCCACCAGGCCATACTTTGAGGATCAGAAATGGTCCGAGGTTCGTAATTCGAGAAACGCTGCATCAATAACGTTAGTTTGCATGCGGTGGTTTCAAAGGTGTTACAAATATTGCTTTTGTAATGCTTGTATTAATTTTACAACGCAACAAATCAATGTCGTATATTTCCAAAAtctcaaataaaataagaaagagaagaatTGCCTCATTGTTGTTCTTTCAATATATTTGTAATGGAGTCAGTATGTCAGAtcattatattgtaaattaaCCTTGTTTtctaagaaaacttttttttaagttgtacCTGTAGCTTATCGGTAGATAATGACATTATCCAGCTTGTAAGGGGAAATGATGACTAAATATGGTGAAATCcagtaaattttcattttttccctttaaaatactcgtactctttgatatgtgaaaaatacataAACTTTAACGCGCATTTATGCTCTTGTCATCTTCTGCTGGTACACAAGATTTTTAAATTCCACATaactttgattgcaatttcccTAACTTTAATGTTTTGCTTTATTCTACATAAAAAGTTGCACATctttagactactaggaaacttttctctagaatagaaatatgttatttgttgaaaaatatgtcccaatatttcaataaaagtacctctaaaattcattcttaaattctattgtttatattaaaacTCTGTaagacaatatcaaaattgtgcTCCAGAAAGTTTAAAGAATGTGCTTTTAATAGTAAAATGCCAtagtttgaatttatctttaaaaatggctgagttacatccattttagtgaattactataggcctatcctgttttttttttctcaaaatttgggCTTCAATTTTTAAATCTCGCATTTAGGTTGTTGTAGCAATGATATCtgtacatgcaaaaaaaaaaaaaataataagattgtggcttaattagaaaaaatatcaaatttcatCATTCTCTCCCCTTGAACCTACCTTTGTTGGACCtacgtaactttttttttcttttcatttttcaaaatgttataaTAGCGACTTCAATACGAAGACTATGATAAAGACGTTGGGATATTGCAGGTTGTCTTGGCTGCCGTGGTCGCCGTGGCTGTAGGCGGAGCGGACAAGTACCCCGCGGGCCTGAACCCTGCTCTCTGCCCCAACTACCCGCACTGCGACAACGTTCTGCTCGCCCAGCACAGCCACTCCGTGCATTACGCGGCCCCCAATCACTACGGGCCGTACGCAGCCGCTGGTCACTATGTGCCGTATGCCGCAGCTGCACACAACTTGCCGGCG from Periplaneta americana isolate PAMFEO1 chromosome 15, P.americana_PAMFEO1_priV1, whole genome shotgun sequence harbors:
- the LOC138714972 gene encoding cuticle protein 1-like isoform X2 translates to MHTTQQHPFNMTCKLVVLAAVVAVAVGGADKYPAGLNPALCPNYPHCDNVLLAQHSHSVHYAAPNHYGPYAAAGHYVPYAAAAHNLPAGVSPQSCPNYPYCSHYVPAATYQSRQYPAGVSPYTCPNYPYCH
- the LOC138714972 gene encoding cuticle protein 1-like isoform X4, with protein sequence MRKTILQVVLAAVVAVAVGGADKYPAGLNPALCPNYPHCDNVLLAQHSHSVHYAAPNHYGPYAAAGHYVPYAAAAHNLPAGVSPQSCPNYPYCSHYVPAATYQSRQYPAGVSPYTCPNYPYCH
- the LOC138714972 gene encoding cuticle protein 1-like isoform X3 encodes the protein MFRSYMSTLSSGKVVLAAVVAVAVGGADKYPAGLNPALCPNYPHCDNVLLAQHSHSVHYAAPNHYGPYAAAGHYVPYAAAAHNLPAGVSPQSCPNYPYCSHYVPAATYQSRQYPAGVSPYTCPNYPYCH
- the LOC138714972 gene encoding cuticle protein 1-like isoform X1; translation: MPMTVTSIPCTELTWHSRGVGAFNLYLRVVLAAVVAVAVGGADKYPAGLNPALCPNYPHCDNVLLAQHSHSVHYAAPNHYGPYAAAGHYVPYAAAAHNLPAGVSPQSCPNYPYCSHYVPAATYQSRQYPAGVSPYTCPNYPYCH